One Anoplopoma fimbria isolate UVic2021 breed Golden Eagle Sablefish chromosome 2, Afim_UVic_2022, whole genome shotgun sequence DNA window includes the following coding sequences:
- the nmbb gene encoding neuromedin Bb, whose product MRGFTLNNVCHCGLFACLVLFSFMSFTAAVSFDLTELRNKVAKIKVNPRGNLWATGHFMGKKSVMDTPLLPPAHGQGIDGLEVNLPAEQSALVELFHEFLRVALQAQVDTQESRTKNQDADLLMKVLESYIQTRK is encoded by the exons ATGAGAGGGTTCACGCTGAATAATGTTTGCCACTGTGGCTTATTTGCTTGTCttgtcctcttttctttcatGTCTTTCACCGCAGCAGTCAGTTTCGACCTGACTGAGCTTAGGAATAAAGTTGCAAAAATTAAAGTGAATCCAAGAGGCAATCTTTGGGCTACAG GACATTTCATGGGCAAGAAGAGCGTGATGGATACCCCCCTGCTGCCTCCAGCTCATGGGCAGGGCATCGATGGGCTGGAAGTCAACCTCCCCGCGGAGCAGAGCGCCCTCGTGGAGCTCTTCCATGAGTTCCTGCGGGTGGCGTTGCAAGCGCAGGTGGATACACAAGAGAGCCGCACGAAAAATCAG GACGCGGACTTGTTGATGAAGGTTTTAGAAAGCTACATCCAAACCAGAAAGTGA
- the LOC129101547 gene encoding proline-serine-threonine phosphatase-interacting protein 1-like isoform X3: protein MLSGILAEEKYGKELVTIARKAGGHTEVGTLRASLELLKTQIENIGNSHIQLSEILKEEVKKIETFRERQKEQRKKFQSIMEKVQKKKVSLYKRTVDSKKNYDLRCKESDEAEQGAEKTTATSKNFEKMRQRAKQCRQAATEAEKLYFTNIVQLESVRQDWEETHKSTCEVFQQLEGDRISMLRCSLWDHCNHFSMQCVKDDEFIEEVRKLLEQCDITLDNNYFIGMKSTGTRPPGPIVFESYYPTGTSRDSNGQAHFTAGEEDLMMRHSDPLLASSVNISFDSLENPQSTPTPFGEFESQDGGYAPLPGLQRAASLATVSADENSYIVLYAFAAQEMDELSVSRGDIVRVLEHGEDGWCKAERNGLTGLVPGNYLGKI, encoded by the exons CACCTTGAGAGCATCCTTGGAACTATTAAAAACAC AAATTGAGAACATTGGTAACTCTCATATCCAGCTCTCTGAAATATTGAAAGAGGAGGTGAAAAAGATTGAGACATTCAGAGAACGGCAgaaagagcagaggaagaag TTCCAAAGCATCATGGAGAAGGTTCAGAAGAAAAAGGTTTCTTTGTACAAGCGGACCGTGGAT TCTAAGAAGAATTATGATCTGAGATGCAAAGAGTCAGACGAGGCAGAACAGGGGGCTGAGAAGACAACAGCTACATCCAAAAACTTTGAAAAG ATGCGTCAGAGAGCAAAGCAATGCAGACAGGCCGCCACTGAAGCAG AGAAGCTGTACTTTACCAACATTGTTCAGCTAGAGAGTGTTCGCCAGGACTgggaagaaacacacaaaagcacctGCGAG GTGTTCCAGCAACTGGAGGGAGATCGCATCAGCATGCTTAGGTGTTCTCTCTGGGACCACTGCAATCATTTCTCCATGCAGTGTGTCAAAGATGATGAG TTCAttgaggaggtgaggaagctACTGGAACAGTGTGACATCACCTTAGACAACAACTATTTCATAGGGATGAAAAGCACAGGAACCAGGCCTCCAG GTCCCATAGTGTTTGAGAGCTATTATCCGACAGGGACATCTCGGGACAGCAATGGCCAGGCTCATTTCACAGCAGGAGAAGAAGACTTGATGATGAG GCACTCTGATCCCCTTCTCGCAAGTTCTGTGAACATCAGTTTCGACAGTCTTGAAAACCCACAATCAACCCCGACCCCTTTTGGCGAGT TTGAGAGTCAAGATGGAGGATATGCGCCCCTACCAGGCCTCCAGCGTGCAGCATCATTGGCCACAGTTTCAGCTGATGAAAACAGCTATATTGTACTTTATGCATTCGCTGCCCAG GAAATGGATGAACTATCTGTCAGTAGAGGGGACATTGTCCGAGTGTTGGAACACGGAGAAGATGGCTGGTGTAAAGCGGAGAGGAACGGGCTGACTGGACTGGTGCCAGGAAACTATCTGGGAAAAATCTGA
- the LOC129101565 gene encoding tetraspanin-3-like isoform X2 yields MTAAAGILCYIGAYVFITYDDYDHFFEDVYTLIPAIIIIAVGTLLFIIGLIGCCATIRESSCGLATFAAILLLVFATECVVVVLGYIYRAKVEDQVNHSIQKVYNEYNGTNTDAPSRAIDYVQRQLHCCGIHNYSDWRNTHWFKESKNNSVPVSCCQPSISNCTGTLTRPAYLYQEGCEALVVKKLKEIMMYVIWAALTFASIQMLGMLCACVVLCRRSHDPAYELLVTTNSYA; encoded by the exons ATGACG GCTGCAGCTGGGATTTTATGCTACATCGGAGCCTATGTGTTTATCACATATGACGACTATGACCACTTCTTTGAAGATGTGTACACTTTGATTCCTGCTATCATAATAATAGCTGTCGGGACTCTTCTCTTCATCATCGGCTTGATTGGCTGCTGTGCAACAATACGTGAAAGCTCCTGCGGTCTGGCAACT tTTGCTGCCATTCTCCTGCTGGTGTTTGCAACAgagtgtgtggtggtggtgcttGGCTACATATACAGGGCAAAG GTGGAAGACCAGGTGAATCACTCCATACAGAAGGTTTACAATGAGTACAATGGCACTAACACCGATGCTCCCAGCCGCGCCATTGACTATGTGCAGAGGCAG CTTCACTGCTGCGGCATTCACAACTACTCTGACTGGAGGAACACGCACTGGTTTAAAGAGTCCAAGAACAACAGTGTCCCAGTCAGCTGCTGTCAGCCCAGCATCAGTAACTGTACCGGCACTCTCACTCGACCTGCATATCTCTACCAAGAG GGTTGTGAAGCTCTTGTTGTGAAAAAGTTAAAGGAGATCATGATGTATGTCATATGGGCTGCACTCACTTTTGCGTCTATACAG ATGCTGGGCATGCTCTGTGCCTGCGTGGTGCTGTGCAGGAGGAGTCATGACCCTGCGTACGAGCTGCTGGTCACAACCAACAGCTATGCATGA
- the LOC129101565 gene encoding tetraspanin-3-like isoform X1: MGQCGITSSKTVLVFLNLIFWAAAGILCYIGAYVFITYDDYDHFFEDVYTLIPAIIIIAVGTLLFIIGLIGCCATIRESSCGLATFAAILLLVFATECVVVVLGYIYRAKVEDQVNHSIQKVYNEYNGTNTDAPSRAIDYVQRQLHCCGIHNYSDWRNTHWFKESKNNSVPVSCCQPSISNCTGTLTRPAYLYQEGCEALVVKKLKEIMMYVIWAALTFASIQMLGMLCACVVLCRRSHDPAYELLVTTNSYA; this comes from the exons ATGGGACAGTGTGGGATTACGTCATCCAAAACCGTGTTGGTTTTTCTCAATCTCATATTTTGG GCTGCAGCTGGGATTTTATGCTACATCGGAGCCTATGTGTTTATCACATATGACGACTATGACCACTTCTTTGAAGATGTGTACACTTTGATTCCTGCTATCATAATAATAGCTGTCGGGACTCTTCTCTTCATCATCGGCTTGATTGGCTGCTGTGCAACAATACGTGAAAGCTCCTGCGGTCTGGCAACT tTTGCTGCCATTCTCCTGCTGGTGTTTGCAACAgagtgtgtggtggtggtgcttGGCTACATATACAGGGCAAAG GTGGAAGACCAGGTGAATCACTCCATACAGAAGGTTTACAATGAGTACAATGGCACTAACACCGATGCTCCCAGCCGCGCCATTGACTATGTGCAGAGGCAG CTTCACTGCTGCGGCATTCACAACTACTCTGACTGGAGGAACACGCACTGGTTTAAAGAGTCCAAGAACAACAGTGTCCCAGTCAGCTGCTGTCAGCCCAGCATCAGTAACTGTACCGGCACTCTCACTCGACCTGCATATCTCTACCAAGAG GGTTGTGAAGCTCTTGTTGTGAAAAAGTTAAAGGAGATCATGATGTATGTCATATGGGCTGCACTCACTTTTGCGTCTATACAG ATGCTGGGCATGCTCTGTGCCTGCGTGGTGCTGTGCAGGAGGAGTCATGACCCTGCGTACGAGCTGCTGGTCACAACCAACAGCTATGCATGA
- the LOC129101547 gene encoding proline-serine-threonine phosphatase-interacting protein 1-like isoform X2 yields MCKDVEELLKMRILAEEKYGKELVTIARKAGGHTEVGTLRASLELLKTQIENIGNSHIQLSEILKEEVKKIETFRERQKEQRKKFQSIMEKVQKKKVSLYKRTVDSKKNYDLRCKESDEAEQGAEKTTATSKNFEKMRQRAKQCRQAATEAEKLYFTNIVQLESVRQDWEETHKSTCEVFQQLEGDRISMLRCSLWDHCNHFSMQCVKDDEFIEEVRKLLEQCDITLDNNYFIGMKSTGTRPPGPIVFESYYPTGTSRDSNGQAHFTAGEEDLMMRHSDPLLASSVNISFDSLENPQSTPTPFGEFESQDGGYAPLPGLQRAASLATVSADENSYIVLYAFAAQEMDELSVSRGDIVRVLEHGEDGWCKAERNGLTGLVPGNYLGKI; encoded by the exons CACCTTGAGAGCATCCTTGGAACTATTAAAAACAC AAATTGAGAACATTGGTAACTCTCATATCCAGCTCTCTGAAATATTGAAAGAGGAGGTGAAAAAGATTGAGACATTCAGAGAACGGCAgaaagagcagaggaagaag TTCCAAAGCATCATGGAGAAGGTTCAGAAGAAAAAGGTTTCTTTGTACAAGCGGACCGTGGAT TCTAAGAAGAATTATGATCTGAGATGCAAAGAGTCAGACGAGGCAGAACAGGGGGCTGAGAAGACAACAGCTACATCCAAAAACTTTGAAAAG ATGCGTCAGAGAGCAAAGCAATGCAGACAGGCCGCCACTGAAGCAG AGAAGCTGTACTTTACCAACATTGTTCAGCTAGAGAGTGTTCGCCAGGACTgggaagaaacacacaaaagcacctGCGAG GTGTTCCAGCAACTGGAGGGAGATCGCATCAGCATGCTTAGGTGTTCTCTCTGGGACCACTGCAATCATTTCTCCATGCAGTGTGTCAAAGATGATGAG TTCAttgaggaggtgaggaagctACTGGAACAGTGTGACATCACCTTAGACAACAACTATTTCATAGGGATGAAAAGCACAGGAACCAGGCCTCCAG GTCCCATAGTGTTTGAGAGCTATTATCCGACAGGGACATCTCGGGACAGCAATGGCCAGGCTCATTTCACAGCAGGAGAAGAAGACTTGATGATGAG GCACTCTGATCCCCTTCTCGCAAGTTCTGTGAACATCAGTTTCGACAGTCTTGAAAACCCACAATCAACCCCGACCCCTTTTGGCGAGT TTGAGAGTCAAGATGGAGGATATGCGCCCCTACCAGGCCTCCAGCGTGCAGCATCATTGGCCACAGTTTCAGCTGATGAAAACAGCTATATTGTACTTTATGCATTCGCTGCCCAG GAAATGGATGAACTATCTGTCAGTAGAGGGGACATTGTCCGAGTGTTGGAACACGGAGAAGATGGCTGGTGTAAAGCGGAGAGGAACGGGCTGACTGGACTGGTGCCAGGAAACTATCTGGGAAAAATCTGA
- the sec11a gene encoding signal peptidase complex catalytic subunit SEC11A, translating into MLSLDFLDDVRRMNKRQLYYQVLNFGMIVSSALMIWKGLMVVTGSESPIVVVLSGSMEPAFHRGDLLFLTNRVEDPIRVGEIVVFRIEGREIPIVHRVLKIHEKENGDIKFLTKGDNNAVDDRGLYKQGQHWLEKKDVVGRARGFVPYIGIVTILMNDYPKFKYAVLFMLGLFVLVHRE; encoded by the exons ATGTTATCTTTAGACTTTCTCGACGATGTGCGGCGCATGAATAAGCGGCAG ctcTACTACCAGGTGCTGAACTTTGGTATGATAGTTTCCTCTGCGCTGATGATCTGGAAAGGACTGATGGTTGTCACTGGCAGTGAGAGTCCGATTGTCGTTGTTCTCAG TGGGAGTATGGAGCCAGCTTTCCACAGAGGAGACCTGCTGTTTCTGACCAACCGAGTAGAGGATCCCATCAGAGTCGGAGAGATTGTGGTCTTCAGGATAGAAGGCAGAGAGATCCCAATAGTACACAGAGTACTCAAGATCCATGAAAA GGAAAATGGAGACATTAAGTTCTTGACCAAAGGAGACAACAACGCAGTGGACGACAGAGGACTGTACAAGCAGGGCCAACACTGGCTGGAGAAAAAAGATGTGGTGGGACGAGCTAGGGG GTTTGTGCCATACATTGGAATTGTCACCATTCTCATGAACGATTACCCCAAGTTCAAA TATGCTGTTCTCTTCATGCTGGGTCTCTTTGTGTTGGTCCATCGAGAGTGA